The Oenanthe melanoleuca isolate GR-GAL-2019-014 chromosome 1A, OMel1.0, whole genome shotgun sequence genome contains a region encoding:
- the BBS10 gene encoding Bardet-Biedl syndrome 10 protein — MAAAGPERPRLWQEAAALAGAVRGALGPRGGRALLLRPTGEALATRDGRRLLEALSAEPPAARVMAARACSHRAATGDGAKSFVLLLAAVLGGLRAAGGGAGLRRALRAFEAQVLERAAARGLRRHLLPEPLPEALLEALLEPYLAGRLGPGERRCLARLCAEMCRRCAPAAAARPQVLRLLGRRFAELHAAVPGLPLASSRLLPGVVLRRDFAVYCPADGQLRALLVTEPLRPALTAPGVEFVVDSEGQYQASLRWITDRTEALMKRLQSNNVKLLLSSVKQEEVVIYYAKLYGVSVVECLSAEEMALIREITGVSPYTPFGDNMDREIAETAVVTFCQPLLLVSKRCVHIGLSSVCAFQPHCLILCGPVDAVNEQHAAAVQEAFTMLQQLFKTIHQREGWKAEGESQRKALDVCTWHSSATQKQLVIEDACNSNQVSECQLKALSDETERKVLDPDKSDLLVHNQKNHSTPVLVACNTDRVTACECLDIDKGPEKTCCHTYPFKQEENCAGIAQDDANCLIQAGSVLPVGGYFEILLHYYIQDYAKECQQSEVIIVSNIVADALLSIPKALYQTAERNGFTKFYLETINLLQKNQPLPVNDEGLESVYCKYQLVISVLHCVTELLSIDLVIGIRRPLQKIEDHDSEDDS; from the exons ATGGCGGCGGCCGGCccggagcggccgcggctgtggcaggaggcggcggcgctggcgggCGCGGTGCGCGGCGCGCTggggccgcggggcgggcgggcgctgcTGCTGCGGCCCACGGGCGAGGCGCTGGCGACGCGGGACGGGCGGCGGCTGCTGGAGGCGCTGAGCGCGGAGCCGCCCGCGGCCAG ggTGATGGCGGCCCGCGCCTGCAGCCACCGCGCCGCGACGGGGGACGGCGCCAAGAGCTTcgtgctgctgctggcggcCGTGCTGGgcgggctgcgggcggcgggcggcggcgccgggctgcggcgggcgctgcgggcctTCGAGGCGCAGGTGCTggagcgggcggcggcgcgggggctGCGGCGGCACCTGCTGCCGGAGCCGCTGCCGGAGGCGCTGCTGGAGGCGCTGCTGGAGCCGTACCTGGCGGGCCGGCTGGGCCCCGGCGAGCGGCGCTGCCTGGCGCGGCTGTGCGCCGAGATGTGCCGCCGCTgcgccccggccgccgccgcccgcccgcagGTGCTGCGGCTCCTCGGCCGGCGGTTCGCGGAGCTGCACGCCGCCGTGCCCGGCCTGCCCCTGGCGAGCTCCAGGCTCCTGCCCGGCGTCGTCCTCCGCAGGGACTTCGCTGTCTACTGCCCGGCCGACGGGCAGCTGCGGGCCCTGCTCGTCACCGAGCCCCTGCGGCCCGCCCTGACGGCCCCCGGTGTCGAGTTCGTCGTGGACTCCGAAGGTCAGTATCAGGCTTCCCTGCGCTGGATCACCGACAGGACAGAAGCCTTAATGAAACGCTTGCAGAGTAACAACGTGAAGCTGTTACTGTCGAGTGTGAAGCAAGAAGAAGTAGTTATCTACTATGCCAAATTATATGGTGTGTCTGTGGTAGAGTGCTTATCGGCAGAAGAAATGGCCCTTATCAGGGAAATCACCGGTGTCTCCCCTTACACACCTTTCGGTGATAACATGGACAGAGAAATAGCCGAAACTGCAGTGGTAACGTTCTGCCAGCCCTTGCTGCTCGTCTCCAAGAGATGCGTCCACATCGGCCTCAGCAGTGTGTGCGCCTTCCAGCCCCATTGCCTGATCCTTTGTGGGCCGGTGGATGCTGTTAATGAGCAGCATGCTGCTGCTGTACAAGAGGCGTTCAcaatgctgcagcagctgtttaaAACAATTCAtcagagggagggatggaaagCAGAAGGTGAAAGCCAGAGGAAAGCCTTAGATGTTTGCACTTGGCATTCTTCAGCTACTCAAAAACAACTGGTAATAGAAGATGCTTGTAATAGTAACCAGGTTTCTGAATGTCAGTTGAAAGCACTTAGTgatgaaacagagagaaaagttTTAGACCCTGATAAAAGTGATCTGCTGGTCCACAATCAAAAGAACCACAGCACTCCTGTGTTAGTGGCGTGTAACACTGATAGAGTCACTGCATGTGAGTGCCTGGATATTGACAAGGGTCCAGAGAAAACATGTTGCCATACATATCCATTTAAACAGGAGGAGAATTGTGCAGGTATTGCACAAGATGATGCCAACTGCCTCATACAAGCAGGATCAGTTTTGCCAGTAGGAGGTTACTTTGAAATCCTGTTACATTATTATATTCAGGACTATGCAAAAGAGTGTCAGCAGTCAGAGGTAATCATTGTATCTAACATTGTTGCTGATGCTTTGCTAAGTATTCCCAAGGCCTTGTACCAGACAGCAGAACGAAATGGCTTTACCAAATTCTATCTTGAAACCATTAATTTACTCCAAAAAAATCAGCCACTGCCTGTAAACGATGAAGGCTTAGAGTCAGTGTATTGCAAATATCAGTTAGTCATTTCAGTTCTTCATTGTGTTACAGAGCTTCTCTCCATAGACTTAGTAATTGGTATTAGGCGGCCACTCCAGAAAATTGAGGATCATGACTCAGAAGATGACTCTTGA